The genomic window TATAAAGTATGTTAAAAATAAATAATTTACACGCAAGCGTAGAAGATAAAGGCATTCTAAAAGGTATTAACCTAGAAGTAAAAGCAGGAGAAGTTCACGCTATTATGGGGCCAAATGGTTCAGGTAAAAGTACACTAGCTTCAGTTATTGCAGGAAAAGATGAATATGAAGTTACGGAAGGTAACATTATGTTCGAAGGAGAAGATATTGAAGAATTAGCAGCCGAAGAGCGCGCACATAAAGGTGTGTTTTTATCGTTTCAATACCCAGTTGAAATCCCTGGAGTATCTGTAACTAACTTTATAAAAACCGCTATTAACGAATCTCGTAAAGCAAAAGGTTTAGGAGATATGCCTGCCAAAGACATGCTGAAACTTATTCGTGAAAAAGCAGATTTATTAGAAATGGATCGTAAATTTTTATCTCGCTCGTTAAACGAAGGTTTTTCTGGTGGTGAGAAAAAACGTAACGAAATTTTCCAAATGGCAATGCTAGAGCCAAAATTGGCTATTCTTGATGAAACCGATTCTGGTTTAGATATCGATGCATTACGTATTGTTGCAAATGGTGTTAACAAACTTAAAAGTAAAGACAACGCTGTAGTTGTAATAACGCACTACCAACGTCTTTTAGATTATATCGTTCCAGATTTTGTACACGTTTTATACAACGGAAAAATTGTAAAATCGGGAGGGAAAGAACTTGCTCACGAGCTTGAAGAAAAAGGATACGATTGGATTAAAGAAGAAGTGAACGCATAATTTAGTTAATAGTTATTAAGTAAGTAATTTACGGTCTAATTATATGACTTAAAAGCCTACTAAAACTGAAGACTAAGAACTGAAGACTCAAAAGAAATGGATTTAAAAGAAAAATTAGTATCATCTTTTCTTGCATTTGAGAACAACGTAGATGTTGACACTCAAATACACGATATTAGAAACGAGGCTATAAAAACATTTGAAGAAAAAGGCTTTCCTACCAAAAAAGAAGAGGCTTGGAAATATACATCTTTAAATAAAATTTTAAAAGAAGATTATAGCGTTTTCCCTAAACATGAAAACTCAATCGATTATAAAGATGTAAAAAAATACTTTATTCACGATATAGATTCTTATAAAATAATTTTTATAGACGGAAAATATTCTTCTTACCTATCTGAAACAACACACGATGGTATAGACGTTTGTTTAATGTCTGCGGCCTTAACAAAGCCAAAATACCGCTTAGTTATTGAAAATTACTTTAACAAAGCAGCCACTAAAGATAGTTTAGCATCTTTAAATACGGCATTTTCACAAGAAGGTGCGTATATCCATATTCCAAAGAATAAACTGGTTGCAAAACCAATTCAAATTATACATTTATCAACAGGAAGTGAGTCGGCAACTTTAGCGCAACCACGTAATTTAATTGTGGTAGATGAGAACAGCCATGTTCAAATTATTGAGCGTCACCAGAGTTTAACCGATAATTCTGTACTTACAAACAGTGTTACCGAAATTTTCGCCAACAAGCGCGCTATTGTAGATTATTATAAAATTCAAAATGATAATTCTAACGCATCACTTATAGATAACACCTTCATCTCACAAAAACGTGAAAGCGTAGCATCTGTACACACTTTTACATTTGGAGGGAAATTAATACGTAATAATCTTAACTTTTATCAAAACGGAGAGCGTATTAATTCTATATTAAAAGGTGTTACTATTATTGGAGAAAAACAACACGTAGATCATAACACATTAGTACACCATATAGAACCAAATTGCGAAAGTCACCAAGATTACAAAGGTATTTTCGGAGATAATTCTACCGGGGTTTTTAATGGTAAAATTATTGTAGATAAAGAAGCGCAAAAAACAAACGCATTTCAATCCAACAATAATATATTAATAAGTGATAAAGCAACAATAAACAGTAAACCACAATTAGAAATTTTTGCAGACGATGTAAAATGTTCTCACGGTTGTACTATTGGGCAATTAGACGAAAGCGCCATGTTCTACATGCAATCTCGCGGAATTCCTAAAAAGGAAGCTAAAGCACTTTTAATGTATGCGTTTAGCAACAATGTATTAAGCTCGGTCAAAATACCAGAGATGAAACAACGTATTACTAAAATTATAGCAAAAAAATTAGGCGTAAATATCGGATTCGATTTATAATCAATATTTCACCCTTATAATTTAAAAGTAATATTAAAAAAGTTCATCTTTTGTAATATTACTTTTTTTATTTAAAACCAACTCGTAGCCAATTTAAAGAGTGCCGTTTTAAGAAAAAAAAATAATAACCTATGTACTAAAAATTATTAGTTAGTACTTTTATTTAAAAACAAAACACATGCTTGACGTATCCAAAATAAGAGCCGATTTCCCTATTCTTTCTCGACAAGTAAACAACAAACCATTGGTGTATTTTGATAATGCAGCAACATCGCAAACACCACAAGCAGTTATAGATGTTATTGTAGATTATTACAGCAATTATAATGCAAACATTCACAGAGGTGTGCATACCTTAAGTCAAGAAGCTACCGACAAATACGAATTAGCGCGTCAAAAAATACAAGCACATTTTAACGCAAAATTTTCTCATGAAATCATATTTACTTCCGGTACAACCCATAGTATTAACTTGGTTGCTAACGGATTTTCGGCACTTTTAAAAGCAGGTGATGAAATTATTGTTTCGGCCT from Algibacter sp. L1A34 includes these protein-coding regions:
- the sufC gene encoding Fe-S cluster assembly ATPase SufC, with product MLKINNLHASVEDKGILKGINLEVKAGEVHAIMGPNGSGKSTLASVIAGKDEYEVTEGNIMFEGEDIEELAAEERAHKGVFLSFQYPVEIPGVSVTNFIKTAINESRKAKGLGDMPAKDMLKLIREKADLLEMDRKFLSRSLNEGFSGGEKKRNEIFQMAMLEPKLAILDETDSGLDIDALRIVANGVNKLKSKDNAVVVITHYQRLLDYIVPDFVHVLYNGKIVKSGGKELAHELEEKGYDWIKEEVNA
- the sufD gene encoding Fe-S cluster assembly protein SufD, with amino-acid sequence MDLKEKLVSSFLAFENNVDVDTQIHDIRNEAIKTFEEKGFPTKKEEAWKYTSLNKILKEDYSVFPKHENSIDYKDVKKYFIHDIDSYKIIFIDGKYSSYLSETTHDGIDVCLMSAALTKPKYRLVIENYFNKAATKDSLASLNTAFSQEGAYIHIPKNKLVAKPIQIIHLSTGSESATLAQPRNLIVVDENSHVQIIERHQSLTDNSVLTNSVTEIFANKRAIVDYYKIQNDNSNASLIDNTFISQKRESVASVHTFTFGGKLIRNNLNFYQNGERINSILKGVTIIGEKQHVDHNTLVHHIEPNCESHQDYKGIFGDNSTGVFNGKIIVDKEAQKTNAFQSNNNILISDKATINSKPQLEIFADDVKCSHGCTIGQLDESAMFYMQSRGIPKKEAKALLMYAFSNNVLSSVKIPEMKQRITKIIAKKLGVNIGFDL